In the Deinococcus apachensis DSM 19763 genome, GCGGTAGAAGTCCTGGCTCAATCCCCACCCCGCGTAGATATGCGCGAACGCCCGCAAGGCCGCCCGGGGCTCTGCCGAAAAGCGGCCGTGGCCGAGGTGCTCGGGGGCGACCTCCAGCGTCCTGAGCAGCCCGGAGAGAAACACCCGGTTGTGCAGGGCGGTGCGGGCACTCCCGCACACCACGATGGCCCGCTCGACCCGCTCGGGAAACAGGGCGGCCCAGTGGTACGCCTGCATCGCCCCCATCGAGAAGCCGTAAACCGCGGCGACCTGCTCCACCCCGAAGACCTCCCGGAGCAGCCGGGATTGCGCGAGCACGTTGTCGCGCAGCGTGACCACCTCGGGGTAGTCAGGGGTGTCGGCCGCGCCCGAGGAGAGCCCGTTGGAGAACATGTCGGGAATGACGATGAACCACTGCTCGGGGTCGAGCACGCCGTCCGGACCGATCAGCCAGCTCTGGCCGTCGTGGGTGGCGGTGTAGCTGCAGGGATAGACGATGACGTTGTCCCGGGCGGCGTTGAGGGTGCCGTGGGTCTGCCAGGCCAGCCGAGCTCCCCGGATGACGCCGCCGCGCTCAACGTGGAGGTCACCCAGTTCGAACACGCCCTGC is a window encoding:
- a CDS encoding alpha/beta fold hydrolase is translated as MTGWPVQQGVFELGDLHVERGGVIRGARLAWQTHGTLNAARDNVIVYPCSYTATHDGQSWLIGPDGVLDPEQWFIVIPDMFSNGLSSGAADTPDYPEVVTLRDNVLAQSRLLREVFGVEQVAAVYGFSMGAMQAYHWAALFPERVERAIVVCGSARTALHNRVFLSGLLRTLEVAPEHLGHGRFSAEPRAALRAFAHIYAGWGLSQDFYRAELFRTVLGFPDLESYLRADWEEGFASYRAANLYAQAMSWMHGDISANERYGEDLNRALAAIRARVLLMPGETDLYFRVADNAAELPHLRAGELRPIPSIWGHRAGSPAGLPEELAFLKSAVRAWLADGGVGAT